The following proteins come from a genomic window of Pocillopora verrucosa isolate sample1 chromosome 6, ASM3666991v2, whole genome shotgun sequence:
- the LOC131776720 gene encoding fibroblast growth factor receptor 3-like, translated as MICHMKHIFMWIFLIPQPTDGGSVTWHEPTPAWTTSNPAELLPPGIVQVYDGSSVMLNWNYSLTLGLVFGAMKFNSDGIFIIQGDGSAGPLTAQFQKRFNVSSTSGRASLFISPVTVADDKSLGEFRCELIDSTATTWKRAIQVQVIVPLSITGIRGKTTVLEGDNLQLICEVLSREEPKITWTKEKTVNQGNTVVVQEGKELTETNINRTDAGNYTCTADNGFGKPENQTVYVNVTYPPKIVDFQHEYVVGVQQSLTLNCEAEGNPPPTYTWTPCDPEQVCDKNTLHISQVLNDANFTFRVANVYGDDSKTASVYIGGNVINITIVITSETCIDGKYNQSLLLEKLKKPLEEAFADKPGYEGVQLIGVRCGGIIVDLALKFNSSAKERDVIITLNDTVKDGKLGELSVAAIKGKTPDVEPTGEGATSPLDRSHGGIVVGAVFGSVAALAVAGILVWWTCRKKRRNRKSNEEVGMSRRTFGNSSNETRGSTNIAVELPKLSQSHYMALDDRTRSRVIADASPLSTEQISEYTSLNLYTRSWEIPREHVTIKQIVGKGAFGQVAKATAVNLQGRSEKTLVAVKMLKEKASESERKDLLSELELMKQLKPHRYVIKLLGCVTKSEPLFVLIEYVPFGDLLGYLRKSRGLNDTYYKDLDIKPQTNLTSQQLIKFAWQIADGMSYLSSIPVIHRDLAARNVLVGEDVTCKVTDFGMARDVQEDNIYERKTRGRLPVKWTAIEALLYGKYSTKSDVWSYGVLLYEIFTIGGSPYPRMDGRNIANLLQEGYRMPKPQHVDDKLYEFMTKCWKDDPNLRPSFEKLRNKLKEMENQHKGLINLKNYDDRLYVNVDDLAV; from the exons ATGATTTGTCATATGAAACATATCTTTATGTGGATTTTTCTCATACCCCAACCAACAG ATGGCGGAAGTGTGACATGGCATGAACCTACTCCAGCTTGGACAACATCAAATCCAGCTGAATTACTTCCTCCTGGCATTGTACAGGTTTATGACGGATCTTCTGTCATGCTGAACTGGAACTACAGTCTGACGCTAGGTCTAGTTTTTGGTGCCATGAAATTCAACAGTGATGGTATATTCATTATTCAAGGGGATGGTTCAGCTGGTCCTCTTACAGCTCAATTTCAGAAACGGTTCAATGTAAGCTCAACCTCAGGAAGAGCTTCTCTGTTTATCTCTCCTGTGACTGTTGCTGACGATAAGTCTTTGGGAGAATTTAGGTGTGAGTTAATTGACTCCACTGCTACTACTTGGAAACGAGCAATTCAAGTGCAAGTCATAG TTCCATTAAGTATCACTGGGATTAGAGGTAAAACAACTGTTCTTGAAGGGGACAATTTGCAGTTAATCTGTGAAGTATTGAGTCGAGAAGAACCAAAGATCACTTGGACCAAAGAGAAGACAGTGAACCAAGGAAATACTGTTGTGGTGCAAGAAGGAAAGGAGCTGActgaaacaaacattaacaGGACTGATGCAGGAAATTATACCTGTACTGCAGACAATGGCTTTGGTAAACCAGAGAATCAAACAGTTTATGTGAATGTTACTT ATCCACCAAAGATTGTTGATTTTCAACATGAGTATGTGGTTGGTGTACAACAAAGTCTAACTCTTAACTGTGAAGCAGAAGGGAACCCTCCACCTACTTACACTTGGACTCCATGTGACCCAGAACAAGTTTGTGACAAGAATACTCTTCATATTTCACAAGTCCTTAATGATGCCAACTTTACTTTCAGAGTGGCCAATGTATATGGAGATGATTCAAAAACTGCCAGTGTTT ACATTGGAGGAAATGTGATCAACATAACTATTGTCATCACCAGTGAAACATGTATAGATGGAAAATACAACCAGTCCTTATTactggagaaattaaaaaaacca CTTGAGGAGGCTTTTGCTGATAAACCTGGCTATGAAGGAGTGCAGTTGATAGGTGTGAG GTGTGGAGGTATCATTGTTGACCTTGCACTGAAGTTCAACTCCTCTGCAAAGGAACGAGATGTTATCATAACACTCAATGACACTGTGAAAGATGGAAAGCTGGGAGAGTTAAGTGTTGCAGCCATAAAAGGGAAAACACCTGATGTGGAACCAACAGGTGAAGGTGCCACATCACCACTTGACAGGTCCCACGGGG GTATTGTTGTTGGTGCAGTGTTTGGATCAGTTGCTGCACTGGCTGTTGCTGGAATATTAGTTTGGTGGACTTGCAGGAAAAAGAGGCGCAACAGGAAAAGCAATGAAG AGGTGGGGATGAGCAGAAG AACATTTGGAAATTCAAGTAATGAAACAAGAGGAAGTACTAAT ATTGCAGTCGAATTGCCTAAACTTTCGCAAAGCCATTACATGGCACTGGATGACAGAACTCGTTCACGAGTGATAGCAGATGCCAGTCCACTCAGCACTGAACAAATCAGCGAGTACACTTCTCTTAATTTATACACACGCTCCTGGGAGATTCCTAGAGAACATGTGACGATAAAGCAGATCgttggtaaaggtgcttttggtcaggttgccaaggCAACAGCCGTTAATCTACAAGGAAGATCCGAGAAGACACTCGTAGCAGTCAAAATGTTGAAAG AAAAAGCATCTGAATCAGAGAGAAAGGACTTGCTGTCTGAACTTGAACTGATGAAACAACTTAAACCTCATCGTTACGTTATCAAACTTTTGGGATGCGTTACCAAGTCTG AGCCACTGTTTGTGCTGATCGAATATGTTccttttggggatctgctgggttacctgagaaagagccgtggattgAATGATACTTACTACAAAGACCtggatatcaaaccacaaacaaatctgacctCACAACAGCTGATTAAatttgcttggcaaattgctGATGGAATGTCTTATTTGTCATCGATACCA GTTATTCATAGAGATCTTGCAGCTcgtaatgtgttggttggaGAGGACGTAACATGCAAAGTGACGGACTttggaatggccagagatgtgcaggAGGACaatatttatgaaagaaaaaccagg GGGCGTCTCCCTGTAAAATGGACTGCCATTGAGGCGTTGCTttatggaaaatattctaccaagAGTGATGT GTGGAGCTACGGAGTTCTCCTCTATGAGATTTTCACGATTG GTGGTTCACCGTATccacgaatggatggaagaaacattgcaaacttacttcaagagggatacagaatgcctaaaccacaacatgtggatgATAAGTT GTATGAATTTATgacaaaatgttggaaagaCGACCCTAACTTGAGACCATCTTTTGAGAAGCTaagaaacaaactcaaagaaatggaaaaccagCACAAG gggctgataaacttaaaaaattacgaTGATCGACTCTACGTCAATGTTGACGATCTTGCTGTGTGA